The Paenibacillus sp. FSL R7-0204 genome includes a region encoding these proteins:
- a CDS encoding GNAT family N-acetyltransferase — protein MTNTDTLKQIEELQQRCEQYEGISLKLNWDMLRHPGEAGGAEWVLSYEGELLTGFIGLYGIGGDMEVCGMVRPGYRRRGIFSSLWEQAQAVIRRGKTKTLLLNTPAASASGNACLKTLPVAFSHSEFQMKWEGKGSKVRASEASSASGNVLLRPARPEETPLLIAFDCDGFQMTEEDAAEMYELHEQEGSQEHIIIELSGQPAGKMRLWSEDNETWIYGFTVDKKLRGLGIGRSALQQTIEREQRNYNGVNLEVALDNPNALKLYESCGFVVLNQQDYYTFPLNS, from the coding sequence TTGACGAATACAGATACACTGAAACAGATTGAAGAGCTGCAGCAGCGCTGCGAGCAATATGAGGGAATCTCGCTGAAGCTGAACTGGGACATGCTCCGGCATCCGGGGGAAGCCGGCGGTGCGGAGTGGGTGTTATCCTACGAAGGGGAGCTGCTGACCGGATTCATCGGCTTGTACGGCATCGGCGGTGATATGGAGGTATGCGGCATGGTCCGGCCGGGCTACCGCCGCCGGGGCATCTTCAGCTCCCTCTGGGAGCAGGCTCAGGCCGTTATCCGCCGAGGGAAGACGAAGACGCTGCTGCTTAACACCCCTGCGGCTTCGGCTTCAGGGAATGCCTGTCTGAAGACATTGCCGGTTGCCTTCAGCCATTCTGAGTTTCAGATGAAATGGGAGGGTAAGGGCAGCAAAGTCAGAGCCTCAGAGGCCAGTTCAGCCTCCGGCAATGTGCTGCTCCGGCCTGCACGCCCTGAGGAGACGCCTCTGCTCATCGCCTTCGACTGCGACGGGTTCCAGATGACTGAAGAGGACGCCGCTGAAATGTATGAGCTGCACGAACAGGAAGGCTCCCAGGAGCATATCATCATTGAGCTGAGCGGCCAGCCTGCCGGCAAAATGCGCTTGTGGTCGGAGGACAACGAAACCTGGATCTACGGATTTACGGTGGACAAGAAGCTGCGCGGTCTCGGCATCGGCCGGAGTGCCCTCCAGCAGACTATCGAGCGGGAGCAGCGGAATTATAACGGAGTGAATTTGGAGGTTGCGCTGGATAACCCGAATGCACTGAAGCTCTATGAGAGCTGTGGATTTGTCGTGCTTAACCAGCAGGATTATTATACCTTTCCATTGAACAGCTAG
- a CDS encoding VOC family protein, with amino-acid sequence MITAFDGINLYSKDPAALVAFYSEVLGIPVPFEGYGEAGGAKIAIDASQPGIIIWNADKWENLTTGTVNLVFSCGSLDETYEQLKAKGLDCQPPATMEYGGKEMNFRDPDGNAITLLEGGY; translated from the coding sequence ATGATCACAGCTTTTGACGGCATCAACCTGTACAGTAAAGACCCCGCAGCTCTGGTAGCATTCTATTCGGAGGTACTGGGCATTCCGGTTCCATTCGAGGGCTATGGAGAAGCTGGCGGAGCCAAAATTGCGATAGACGCCAGCCAGCCCGGCATCATTATATGGAACGCAGACAAGTGGGAGAACCTTACCACAGGAACCGTTAATCTGGTATTCTCCTGCGGCAGTCTGGATGAAACGTATGAGCAGCTGAAGGCGAAAGGACTGGATTGCCAGCCTCCGGCAACCATGGAGTACGGCGGTAAAGAGATGAATTTCCGTGATCCCGACGGCAACGCAATTACCTTGCTGGAAGGCGGATATTGA
- a CDS encoding GNAT family N-acetyltransferase, whose amino-acid sequence MDTIAKGEGRFYIAGDGKDLAEITYRTEENTGNLVIDHTFVSEDLRGQGAGEKLVRAVVDLAREQSVKIVPVCPYAAHQFEKHTEYKDVLN is encoded by the coding sequence ATGGATACAATCGCAAAGGGAGAAGGACGTTTCTATATCGCTGGTGACGGAAAAGACCTGGCCGAGATTACATACAGAACCGAAGAGAACACAGGGAATTTGGTGATTGACCATACCTTTGTCTCCGAAGATCTGCGCGGCCAGGGTGCGGGAGAGAAACTTGTGCGGGCGGTCGTTGACCTGGCCCGTGAGCAGAGTGTCAAGATTGTACCAGTGTGCCCGTATGCGGCCCATCAATTCGAGAAGCACACGGAATACAAGGATGTGCTCAATTAG
- a CDS encoding 50S ribosomal protein L25, whose translation MNTTVRLTERSGSNSSQRSKGFVPVVVYGAGSDTQSFSADAKTLNDILGKNPRAILKVEFPGSGSKNAVIQEVQRQPLSRTLLHVDLQQIDMKADLDTKVAFHFSGDPIGVKSGGVQQVELYELDIRTLPDKLEANLEVDISGLDIGDQLLVSDLPKHEGWEILTPEDTLIVRISPPLVMEEPADEAAAAPAEEKAGAEKSEE comes from the coding sequence ATGAATACCACAGTACGCTTAACTGAAAGATCCGGATCGAATTCTTCCCAGCGCAGCAAAGGTTTTGTACCGGTTGTAGTTTACGGTGCAGGTTCAGATACCCAGTCCTTCTCAGCAGATGCCAAAACACTTAATGATATTCTCGGCAAAAATCCGCGTGCCATCCTGAAGGTGGAATTCCCGGGCTCCGGCTCGAAGAATGCGGTTATTCAGGAAGTGCAGCGCCAGCCGTTATCCCGTACACTGCTTCATGTAGATTTGCAGCAGATTGACATGAAGGCTGATCTGGATACCAAGGTAGCCTTCCACTTCTCAGGTGATCCTATCGGTGTCAAGAGCGGCGGCGTGCAGCAGGTGGAGCTGTATGAGCTGGATATCCGGACCTTGCCGGACAAGCTGGAAGCAAACCTCGAAGTAGATATCAGCGGCCTCGATATCGGTGATCAATTGCTGGTATCCGATCTGCCGAAGCATGAAGGCTGGGAGATTCTTACCCCTGAAGATACACTAATCGTGCGGATCTCGCCTCCGCTCGTGATGGAAGAGCCGGCTGATGAAGCTGCTGCCGCTCCAGCCGAGGAAAAGGCCGGAGCTGAGAAGTCTGAAGAATAA
- a CDS encoding flavodoxin, with product MAKVLVAYASLTGNTEEIAELIVEGIRAAGGEAVLKSVTDCNADEIKDYEAVLLGAYTWGDGELPDEFLDFYEELDELDLSACKAAAFGSGDTGYEIYCGAVDQIEEKLKERGAEIVQPSLKIEYGPNAAEKEACRTYGRQFIETCAAVS from the coding sequence ATGGCTAAAGTGCTAGTGGCATATGCCAGCTTGACTGGCAATACGGAGGAAATCGCTGAACTGATCGTGGAAGGAATACGCGCGGCAGGCGGAGAGGCGGTACTGAAATCGGTCACCGACTGCAATGCGGATGAGATAAAAGATTATGAGGCTGTACTGCTGGGTGCGTACACCTGGGGAGACGGCGAGCTGCCGGATGAATTCCTGGATTTCTATGAAGAGCTGGATGAGCTGGATCTCAGCGCCTGTAAGGCGGCGGCCTTCGGAAGCGGAGACACCGGGTATGAGATCTACTGCGGAGCGGTGGATCAGATTGAAGAGAAGCTGAAGGAGCGCGGGGCTGAGATTGTGCAGCCCAGCCTGAAGATTGAATACGGTCCGAATGCAGCGGAGAAAGAGGCTTGCCGCACCTACGGGCGCCAGTTCATCGAGACCTGCGCGGCGGTCTCTTAA
- a CDS encoding helix-turn-helix domain-containing protein: MYNLSALYHPITANPAGGGEYLPGRLLQPYIRCFWGSGAQPPLPQRTETIIPDSCMDIIWEWDERTGESGGIFCGINDTPFESGQAAQPVPMQRFAIRFHFWAVHLFADEPLTEVLNVHVPVEHYFRTFRNELGDRLQHIRTMTERIAAAEDFLLRRLEWGNRTSDGMMNAVHRLLTSRGIMTAGALESSSGLSSRQLERLFRQHIGLPPKKVADLIRFQNVWRDLYRSPQTKGVMQDIVFTYGYSHQSHLINNFKKFAGRTPLDALSHARR; the protein is encoded by the coding sequence ATGTATAATCTTTCGGCGCTGTATCATCCGATTACAGCCAATCCGGCCGGGGGCGGCGAGTATCTGCCGGGCAGGCTGCTTCAGCCGTATATCCGCTGCTTCTGGGGATCAGGTGCACAGCCCCCGCTGCCGCAACGGACGGAGACCATCATACCTGACAGCTGCATGGATATTATATGGGAGTGGGATGAGCGGACAGGGGAGTCCGGCGGTATTTTTTGCGGGATCAACGATACTCCGTTCGAGTCAGGACAAGCAGCACAGCCTGTGCCTATGCAGCGGTTCGCCATCCGCTTTCACTTCTGGGCCGTTCATCTGTTCGCAGACGAGCCGCTGACAGAGGTACTGAATGTGCATGTTCCGGTAGAGCATTATTTCCGGACCTTCCGTAATGAGCTGGGAGACAGGCTCCAGCATATCCGTACAATGACTGAGCGCATCGCTGCTGCTGAAGACTTCCTTCTGCGGAGATTGGAATGGGGAAACCGCACCAGTGATGGGATGATGAATGCGGTCCACAGGCTGCTTACATCACGCGGAATCATGACGGCAGGGGCGCTGGAGAGCAGCTCGGGCCTAAGCAGCCGCCAGCTTGAACGGCTGTTCCGGCAGCATATCGGCCTTCCGCCCAAAAAGGTAGCCGATCTTATCCGCTTCCAGAATGTCTGGCGGGACCTGTACCGTTCTCCCCAGACCAAGGGCGTAATGCAGGATATAGTGTTCACCTACGGGTACAGCCACCAGTCGCATTTGATCAACAACTTCAAGAAATTCGCGGGCAGAACTCCGTTGGATGCGCTGAGCCATGCCCGGCGCTGA